A part of Leptospira mtsangambouensis genomic DNA contains:
- a CDS encoding BtrH N-terminal domain-containing protein: protein MILNKLSHFTGVHCETTTTGTLLKHIGIELSEPLLFGIGEGLSFIFWSMKSMDFPFIGGRIKPDGLTENITKNLNLKLEIRETTSKQKAWSSVRDLVDSGIPVGLKLDCFHLEYFSKPFHFAGHYAALYGYDEINAYLVDTKQQGTKVQTSLKSLELARSEKGPMASKNLFYTIGLGKKQANLEKVVVLAAKNNAREYLSPPITNVSYKGIRKLASYLEKWFLTSKDIQRDFETTALMMEKAGTGGAIFRNLYRDFLLEAYELTKDPIFKNSFLQFKEIADHWTKIAFLFDSLGKKGEERLLSEIKVLLHSVADLEYNTMKELSKLK from the coding sequence ATGATTTTAAATAAACTTTCTCACTTCACGGGAGTTCATTGTGAAACAACAACTACAGGAACACTTCTAAAACATATTGGGATCGAACTTTCGGAGCCACTGTTATTTGGGATTGGAGAAGGTCTTAGTTTTATCTTTTGGAGTATGAAGTCGATGGATTTTCCCTTTATTGGTGGGCGAATCAAACCGGACGGGCTTACAGAAAATATAACTAAAAATCTAAATCTAAAATTAGAGATTAGGGAAACAACATCGAAACAAAAGGCCTGGTCATCGGTTCGGGATCTTGTAGATTCGGGAATACCTGTTGGTTTAAAATTGGATTGTTTTCATTTGGAATATTTTTCGAAACCCTTTCATTTTGCAGGTCATTATGCTGCTCTTTATGGGTATGATGAGATAAACGCTTATTTGGTGGATACAAAACAACAAGGGACCAAGGTACAAACTTCTTTAAAAAGTTTAGAATTGGCAAGAAGCGAAAAAGGACCAATGGCATCCAAAAATCTTTTTTATACCATTGGTCTGGGGAAAAAACAGGCTAACTTGGAGAAGGTTGTGGTCCTTGCGGCAAAAAATAATGCTCGTGAATACTTAAGTCCTCCTATTACGAACGTATCCTACAAAGGGATTAGAAAACTAGCATCCTATTTGGAGAAATGGTTTCTTACTTCCAAAGACATCCAAAGAGATTTTGAAACCACTGCTTTGATGATGGAAAAAGCAGGAACGGGCGGTGCTATTTTTCGCAATTTGTATCGGGACTTTCTTTTAGAAGCGTATGAGTTAACAAAAGATCCTATTTTTAAAAATTCTTTTCTTCAATTCAAAGAGATCGCAGACCACTGGACAAAAATTGCCTTTTTGTTTGATTCTTTAGGAAAAAAAGGGGAGGAGCGTTTGCTCAGTGAAATCAAGGTTCTTCTCCATTCGGTTGCTGATTTAGAATATAATACAATGAAGGAATTATCGAAATTAAAATAG
- a CDS encoding alginate export family protein: protein MQKRRLPIALFSFYLFISFKLFGQTVVAPVPEAPTSQNQLQKANLEVSPKEETKPTPPPSWSDGFTAGALVRVRPEMKYNFDFNRNTNDNVDFTGQKIQFWVQKEFTKDVIAKITFQDARLWGAEKGSLTGLSTANDGTRQSTDVREAYIEVKNNLGLPLHIQAGRQILRYGDERLVGSLDWTNVGRSFDGLRIKWEDKYISSHIFVTSVSERHSDITGNTTSFGVKNQYNTYMDCPYNGTKPCTAKLDAQRQELGDSYFTGFYNTLKPSDYLHIDLYYLGLQKEYLRTNQSLILTTGETGTPESRAGRWDVLHTYGIRLTNKTQTGKKSLQAFDYSFEYAVQTGTTGKSIRPRWDYNITEVTLFDPLTNTNYNRSIYSEKERYKTYAFGADFGYTVGKMRVGVAYDVGSGDPNRTDGSIASFQNLFHTNHLFYGMADQVSWVNMKSKSVNASYNLGTYGSFRIDYFAIEKHKLQDSWYDIAGVAKSGASTESITNNQYDTSQVLTENGTGNNRPVSMLGKSLFRELDFKYNVPYQNLILECGYSMIYAGDAIQNKVNDRTIQSQAYTNQFAKTAQFAYLMVTAQF, encoded by the coding sequence ATGCAGAAGCGAAGATTACCAATTGCCCTATTCTCTTTTTATCTATTCATTAGTTTCAAACTCTTTGGCCAAACCGTGGTGGCTCCAGTCCCAGAAGCTCCCACAAGTCAAAACCAATTGCAAAAAGCAAACTTGGAAGTTTCTCCCAAAGAAGAAACAAAACCGACTCCTCCACCATCTTGGTCCGATGGATTCACGGCTGGTGCCCTTGTCCGTGTTCGTCCAGAAATGAAGTATAACTTTGATTTCAATCGTAACACCAATGACAATGTAGACTTCACTGGTCAGAAAATCCAATTTTGGGTTCAAAAGGAATTCACAAAAGATGTAATTGCAAAAATCACATTTCAAGATGCAAGGTTATGGGGTGCAGAAAAAGGTTCCCTCACAGGGTTATCAACTGCCAACGACGGGACCAGGCAAAGCACTGATGTGCGCGAAGCCTATATAGAAGTTAAAAATAATTTGGGCCTCCCTCTCCATATCCAAGCAGGTCGTCAAATTTTGCGATATGGTGACGAACGTTTGGTGGGATCACTCGATTGGACAAACGTTGGTAGGAGTTTTGATGGTCTCCGAATCAAATGGGAGGACAAGTATATATCTTCCCATATATTTGTTACCTCGGTCAGCGAACGTCATTCCGATATAACAGGGAACACAACTTCCTTTGGCGTCAAAAACCAATACAATACTTATATGGATTGTCCCTACAATGGTACAAAACCTTGTACGGCAAAACTAGATGCCCAAAGACAGGAGTTAGGTGATTCTTATTTCACCGGTTTTTATAATACACTCAAACCCTCTGACTATCTACACATTGATTTGTATTATTTAGGATTACAAAAAGAATATTTACGAACCAACCAGTCTCTCATCCTCACCACAGGCGAAACGGGGACACCTGAATCACGAGCTGGTAGATGGGACGTCCTCCATACCTATGGAATCAGGCTTACCAACAAAACCCAAACTGGTAAAAAATCCCTACAAGCTTTTGATTATTCCTTTGAATATGCAGTGCAAACAGGAACCACGGGGAAATCCATCAGACCTAGATGGGACTACAATATAACAGAAGTTACATTATTTGATCCACTGACAAACACAAACTACAACCGAAGTATCTACTCAGAAAAGGAAAGATACAAAACCTATGCTTTTGGTGCCGACTTTGGTTATACGGTTGGCAAAATGAGAGTTGGTGTTGCCTATGATGTGGGAAGCGGTGATCCCAACAGAACAGATGGATCCATCGCCAGTTTCCAAAACCTATTTCACACCAATCACTTGTTTTATGGAATGGCTGACCAAGTGAGTTGGGTCAATATGAAATCAAAGTCGGTAAACGCTAGTTATAACCTAGGAACTTATGGATCTTTCCGTATCGATTATTTTGCCATAGAAAAACACAAACTCCAAGACAGTTGGTATGACATCGCTGGTGTAGCCAAATCAGGTGCCAGTACAGAATCCATAACAAACAATCAATACGATACAAGCCAAGTCCTTACTGAAAATGGAACTGGGAACAATCGCCCCGTTTCTATGCTTGGGAAAAGTTTGTTTCGTGAACTCGATTTTAAATACAATGTCCCATATCAAAACTTAATTTTAGAATGTGGGTATAGTATGATTTATGCGGGGGATGCCATCCAAAACAAAGTGAATGACCGCACGATTCAATCCCAAGCTTATACAAACCAATTTGCAAAAACGGCACAGTTTGCTTATCTTATGGTTACTGCCCAGTTTTAA
- a CDS encoding zinc-dependent alcohol dehydrogenase family protein, with protein MLNKVWEIQGSFGLENLKQTTRDLSESLAPKEVLVRLTATSLNYRDYLMVIGTYNPRQKLPLVPCSDGAGVVEAVGSEVSLWKKGDRVLPIFAQKWMDGAPNMDNLRSTLGGPHDGCLANYGKFQEEGLVATPSHLTDKEAATLGCAGLTAYNAVVNFGGIEPGSDVLCLGTGGVSLFALQFAKMMGARVIITSSSDEKLARAKTLGADATINYATKSNWERDVRKATKMAGADLIIEVGGAGTMQKSMMSVKPYGTIALIGVLAGGESSLSLYPILMQGVKVQGVIVGSRADFEKMNRAIEQNKMKPVVDKVFGWEEVPQALEYLQTGKHFGKVVVSWE; from the coding sequence ATGTTAAACAAAGTATGGGAAATCCAAGGATCATTCGGATTAGAAAACCTAAAACAAACAACAAGAGATCTTTCTGAATCACTGGCTCCCAAAGAAGTACTTGTTCGCCTAACAGCGACTTCACTCAACTATCGTGATTATTTAATGGTGATTGGAACTTACAACCCCAGACAAAAACTCCCCCTCGTCCCCTGTTCTGATGGAGCCGGTGTTGTGGAAGCTGTGGGATCAGAGGTCAGTCTTTGGAAAAAAGGAGACCGAGTCCTTCCCATCTTTGCACAGAAGTGGATGGATGGGGCACCGAATATGGACAACCTTCGTTCGACCCTCGGCGGTCCACATGACGGCTGTTTAGCGAACTATGGGAAATTCCAAGAAGAGGGACTTGTTGCTACCCCAAGTCATTTAACAGACAAAGAAGCTGCTACCTTAGGTTGTGCTGGTCTCACAGCATACAATGCCGTTGTTAATTTTGGTGGGATTGAACCTGGATCCGATGTCCTTTGTTTGGGAACAGGCGGTGTTTCTTTATTTGCTCTACAATTTGCAAAAATGATGGGAGCAAGAGTCATCATCACCTCATCTAGTGATGAAAAATTGGCCCGTGCCAAAACTCTTGGTGCTGACGCAACCATCAACTATGCAACCAAATCCAATTGGGAAAGAGATGTCCGAAAAGCAACAAAAATGGCGGGAGCTGACCTCATCATTGAAGTGGGAGGAGCTGGGACCATGCAAAAATCCATGATGAGTGTCAAACCGTACGGAACCATTGCTCTTATCGGTGTCCTTGCTGGTGGAGAATCGAGCCTCTCTCTCTACCCCATTTTAATGCAAGGGGTCAAAGTCCAAGGTGTGATTGTGGGGAGTCGGGCTGATTTTGAAAAAATGAACCGAGCCATCGAACAAAATAAAATGAAACCAGTTGTGGACAAAGTGTTCGGTTGGGAGGAAGTCCCACAAGCATTGGAGTATTTACAAACAGGGAAACATTTTGGAAAAGTTGTGGTGAGTTGGGAATAA
- a CDS encoding SDR family NAD(P)-dependent oxidoreductase, which translates to MKKDFWNDRVVVITGATSGIGKALYEELAKVPCELVLVARRATEITEPKNKHEGAIIHRVACDLADPTSVLDATEWIQKKVSKVDVLFNNAGITAHGRFDSLSMDVYRKTFATNFFGPIQFIRGLLSLLLAAKGNIVTTSTVSALYGVPGRAAYSASKSALHAALESLRIENLESGLGVSLVCVPYTDTALRTSGLDASGGVLSEAPAKGKRKSAKEVAHVLMSVAKDKEARLVTFNLSGKFLEWMRFFSPKFLEKILYKKLYEDFKPH; encoded by the coding sequence ATGAAAAAAGATTTTTGGAACGATAGGGTGGTAGTGATCACTGGAGCGACAAGTGGAATTGGGAAAGCATTGTATGAAGAATTGGCTAAAGTTCCCTGTGAATTGGTCCTTGTGGCAAGGCGAGCTACCGAAATCACCGAACCCAAAAACAAACACGAAGGTGCCATCATTCACCGAGTGGCTTGCGATCTTGCAGATCCCACTTCTGTATTGGATGCCACCGAGTGGATCCAAAAGAAAGTATCGAAAGTTGATGTATTATTCAACAACGCAGGGATTACGGCTCACGGTCGTTTTGATTCCCTTTCGATGGACGTGTATCGAAAAACGTTTGCTACAAATTTTTTTGGCCCCATCCAATTCATTCGAGGCCTTCTTTCCCTTCTTTTAGCTGCCAAAGGAAATATTGTCACCACATCCACTGTCTCCGCACTTTATGGAGTGCCGGGTCGTGCCGCTTATTCGGCCTCCAAGTCGGCTCTCCATGCAGCACTTGAATCCCTTCGGATCGAAAATCTAGAGTCGGGACTTGGTGTGTCTCTTGTTTGTGTACCTTATACGGACACAGCTTTAAGAACTTCCGGTCTTGATGCGAGTGGAGGAGTTTTATCAGAAGCTCCTGCCAAAGGAAAACGAAAAAGCGCAAAAGAGGTGGCTCATGTTTTGATGTCTGTGGCCAAAGACAAAGAAGCAAGACTTGTGACATTCAATCTGTCCGGTAAATTTTTGGAATGGATGCGATTTTTCTCTCCGAAATTTTTAGAAAAAATTCTTTATAAAAAACTTTATGAGGACTTCAAACCACATTGA
- a CDS encoding DUF1295 domain-containing protein: protein MENLLFSYLAAVIFAFFFMSLMWFWGKSRDNYAVIDVGWGLVIAGIASVLVFFGTGTVFAKWAVLVPVWIWALRLSGFLYFTRIRTNHPEDKRYAGFRKEYGDKVHQKMFTNVFMLQGFLALLLSFPFYFAAKWNLFPNSGMMGPNGYLMVFIGWVLFFVGVIGEGIADRDLHQFVADPKNKGKVCNLGLWKYTRHPNYFFEWVIWMGIGIIPILSAPEALISLFTPIFMFVLLRFVSGVPFAEKYSLLSKGEVFREYMRTTNAFFPWFPKQK, encoded by the coding sequence TTGGAAAATTTATTATTTTCGTATTTAGCAGCTGTTATATTTGCATTTTTCTTTATGAGTCTCATGTGGTTTTGGGGAAAGTCGAGAGACAACTACGCAGTCATTGATGTGGGTTGGGGACTTGTCATCGCAGGGATTGCCAGTGTCCTTGTCTTTTTTGGGACGGGAACTGTGTTTGCAAAATGGGCAGTGCTTGTCCCCGTTTGGATTTGGGCTCTTCGTTTATCAGGTTTTCTTTACTTCACTCGCATTCGTACAAACCATCCAGAAGACAAACGATACGCCGGATTCCGAAAGGAATACGGTGACAAAGTCCACCAAAAGATGTTTACCAATGTATTTATGTTACAAGGGTTTTTGGCACTGCTACTTTCGTTCCCTTTTTACTTTGCCGCCAAGTGGAACCTATTTCCAAACTCTGGGATGATGGGACCTAACGGATATTTAATGGTATTCATTGGTTGGGTTTTATTTTTTGTAGGAGTGATTGGGGAAGGAATTGCTGATCGTGATCTTCATCAGTTTGTGGCCGATCCAAAGAACAAAGGTAAGGTTTGTAACCTTGGCCTTTGGAAATACACAAGACATCCCAATTATTTTTTTGAATGGGTGATTTGGATGGGGATTGGGATCATTCCGATTCTTTCTGCGCCAGAAGCCCTAATATCACTCTTTACTCCAATTTTTATGTTTGTATTGTTACGATTTGTTTCCGGTGTCCCATTTGCAGAAAAATATTCGCTTCTTTCTAAAGGTGAAGTTTTTCGCGAATACATGCGCACCACAAATGCATTTTTCCCTTGGTTTCCAAAACAAAAATAA
- a CDS encoding SAM-dependent methyltransferase, which produces MNFTDSSKKEEGSSFNINSLLEKDIFPDWLIRFRIRQLLNLRIKQERKENATSQLQHKMNYVNELKKSPIAVHTDAANEQHYEVPSDFFTYVMGPRMKYSSGYWPTLDTSFAESEEEMLRITVERAEIKNGMRVLDLGCGWGSISLYIAEKFPKSKVTGVSNSRTQKEFIDKRAKERGLKNLTIITKDMNDFTTKDKFDRIVSVEMLEHMKNYEKLFEKLSKFLVADGKFFVHIFTHKEFAYPFEVIDETDWMAKYFFTGGQMPSDDLFLYFQKDFLIENHWVVNGTHYARTSEAWYDNMIDNKDKLLPILASTYGEKEKTKWFVYWKVFFLACAELWGYRNGEEWFVSHYLFRKR; this is translated from the coding sequence ATGAATTTTACTGATTCTTCAAAGAAAGAAGAGGGTTCTTCTTTTAATATCAACTCACTATTGGAAAAGGATATTTTCCCTGATTGGCTCATTCGGTTTCGCATCCGACAACTTTTGAACCTGCGAATCAAACAAGAGCGAAAAGAAAATGCCACATCCCAACTCCAACATAAAATGAATTATGTAAACGAGTTAAAAAAATCTCCCATTGCTGTACATACAGATGCAGCTAACGAACAACACTATGAAGTCCCTAGTGATTTTTTTACCTATGTGATGGGTCCAAGGATGAAATACTCTTCTGGATATTGGCCAACTCTCGATACAAGTTTTGCTGAATCAGAAGAAGAAATGTTGCGAATCACTGTGGAGCGGGCAGAGATTAAAAACGGAATGCGAGTTCTCGACTTAGGTTGTGGTTGGGGGAGTATCTCCCTCTACATTGCAGAAAAATTTCCAAAATCTAAGGTCACAGGTGTTTCCAATTCTCGTACACAAAAAGAGTTTATCGACAAACGAGCCAAAGAGCGGGGTTTAAAAAATCTTACCATCATCACAAAAGACATGAATGATTTTACCACCAAAGACAAGTTTGATCGGATTGTTTCTGTAGAGATGTTAGAACATATGAAAAACTATGAGAAACTATTTGAAAAACTATCTAAGTTTCTTGTGGCCGATGGAAAGTTTTTTGTACATATCTTCACTCATAAAGAGTTTGCCTATCCATTCGAAGTGATCGATGAAACCGATTGGATGGCAAAGTACTTCTTTACTGGTGGGCAGATGCCTTCGGATGATTTGTTTTTATACTTCCAAAAAGATTTTCTAATCGAAAACCATTGGGTGGTAAATGGAACTCATTATGCGAGAACGAGTGAAGCTTGGTATGACAATATGATAGATAACAAGGATAAACTATTGCCTATCCTTGCGAGTACTTACGGCGAAAAAGAAAAAACCAAATGGTTTGTGTATTGGAAAGTTTTCTTTCTCGCCTGTGCAGAGTTATGGGGTTATCGAAACGGGGAAGAGTGGTTTGTCAGCCACTACTTGTTTCGAAAACGCTGA
- a CDS encoding DEAD/DEAH box helicase — MTKNDTEVGNDFQSFGLRPEILQGITEAGFESPSPIQKQAIPLVLEGKDLIAQAQTGTGKTAAYGLPCLNRINVNDGMQVLVLTPTRELALQVSDELYKLGKHLGIKTTTIYGGSSYSKQITQVAKGAQVAVATPGRLLDLLKGKELKNFKPSMVILDEADEMLDMGFMDDIESIFNLLPTQRQTLLFSATMPEPIKKLASKYQTHPAHVKIAPTEKSSKNIEQVYYVIDEAEREIAVVRILDYENPYKAIIFTKTKKEADDLKATLGFKGYPVEALHGDLNQKQREQVLKSLHDGRVKILVATDVAARGLDVKDLSLVINYHLPFDSESYTHRIGRTGRAGKSGKAVTLVTTRESRALLRLKGTSGTNLTIAALPTKKEVLARREEDFLNKVVESDVHADAEEVLEKLLKLDDKRSVALKLLSNMLDKTKISGPEKIGKTPGEWSETPPGGGSGGRRRRDDAGGSGGGRGGYRGGRSNSDRSERGERSERGERKERSERSGDSRRSSSPSSKKEGGVYVKAAGKKTQRFRNK; from the coding sequence ATGACTAAGAATGACACCGAAGTTGGAAATGACTTCCAATCCTTCGGATTACGTCCTGAAATACTACAAGGAATCACTGAAGCAGGCTTCGAATCACCAAGCCCTATCCAAAAACAAGCGATTCCGCTCGTATTGGAAGGAAAAGATTTAATCGCACAAGCGCAGACCGGTACCGGGAAAACTGCAGCTTACGGACTCCCCTGTTTGAACCGAATCAATGTGAATGATGGCATGCAAGTGCTTGTCCTCACACCCACTCGTGAACTCGCGTTACAAGTATCTGATGAATTGTATAAACTGGGAAAACATTTAGGAATCAAAACCACTACCATTTACGGTGGAAGTTCCTATTCTAAACAAATCACACAAGTGGCCAAAGGTGCCCAAGTTGCTGTTGCAACACCAGGAAGACTTCTCGACCTTCTCAAAGGAAAAGAACTTAAAAACTTCAAACCTTCTATGGTGATTTTGGATGAAGCAGATGAAATGCTCGACATGGGTTTTATGGACGATATTGAATCCATCTTTAATCTACTGCCAACCCAAAGACAAACTTTACTTTTCTCCGCAACTATGCCGGAGCCGATTAAAAAGTTGGCAAGTAAATACCAAACGCACCCTGCTCATGTAAAGATTGCTCCTACTGAAAAATCTTCTAAGAACATCGAACAAGTGTACTACGTGATTGATGAAGCAGAACGAGAAATTGCTGTTGTCCGAATTTTGGATTATGAAAATCCATATAAGGCAATCATCTTCACAAAAACAAAAAAAGAAGCAGATGATTTAAAAGCAACTCTTGGTTTCAAAGGGTATCCTGTGGAAGCACTCCACGGAGATCTAAACCAAAAACAAAGAGAACAAGTTTTAAAAAGCCTCCACGATGGCCGAGTTAAGATCCTTGTGGCAACAGATGTGGCTGCACGTGGTCTTGATGTAAAAGATTTATCTCTTGTGATCAACTACCACCTCCCTTTCGATAGCGAAAGTTATACGCACCGAATTGGTCGTACAGGTCGCGCTGGGAAATCAGGAAAGGCTGTGACTCTTGTGACAACAAGAGAATCTCGTGCCCTTCTCCGACTCAAAGGAACTTCTGGAACCAATCTTACCATTGCTGCTCTTCCTACCAAAAAGGAAGTACTCGCAAGAAGAGAAGAAGATTTCTTAAACAAAGTAGTCGAATCAGATGTCCATGCCGATGCAGAAGAAGTTTTAGAAAAACTTTTAAAGTTAGACGACAAACGTTCTGTGGCTTTGAAACTACTTTCCAATATGTTGGATAAAACCAAAATCAGTGGCCCGGAAAAAATCGGGAAAACACCTGGAGAATGGAGTGAAACTCCTCCTGGCGGTGGATCTGGTGGAAGACGACGTCGCGATGATGCAGGCGGATCTGGTGGCGGTCGCGGTGGTTACCGTGGCGGAAGGTCCAATAGTGACAGAAGCGAAAGAGGAGAGAGGAGTGAACGCGGAGAGCGAAAAGAACGTAGTGAACGAAGTGGGGATTCCCGCCGTTCTAGCTCACCCTCTTCTAAAAAAGAAGGTGGCGTTTACGTTAAGGCAGCTGGGAAAAAAACTCAGCGTTTTCGAAACAAGTAG
- a CDS encoding ATP-binding response regulator: MLIAPLPKNEAARLLALKGLEILDTPEEEMFDEITKLASLICNVPISLVSLIDETRQWFKSHHGLNSRETPRSLAFCSHAILENDLFLIPNAKEDLRFQNNPLVDEDPNVIFYAGIPLALDDQIKLGTLCVIDNKPRELNPEQIQMLKLLGKQTVRLLQMRKDRDRLEIEKHSAERATAAKRDFIAAISHDIRNPLNSLLGMSEMIRDTEINPTVLGYVDHIKNAGEVILHLVNDTIELSRLEESASSLNNEWFHLGQCLSVFDLFFIQETKRKKIEFKLNNNVSEQTFLLSDKRKLEKIIWNLTANAVKFTAKGGVQCFVDLENKTESNAILHIHIKDTGPGISPEVKNKLFQKYNEFLPEGCEISGSGLGLSIVKLSLEELGGSIEVESELGKGSRFKVQIPVVWKKEENPNLNTEKKRKLESTEPEFHKTLRVLIADDNELNRKVLRSYLKSLPTEIIETNNGIDTQRELDHSQFDIAFLDIEMPGKHGTEIAKSLSGKSNRPVLFACTGLCMPEEKNLILASGFDYFMPKPYLKEELYLHLGEIAGKRP, encoded by the coding sequence ATGTTGATTGCTCCTTTACCAAAGAATGAGGCAGCTCGCCTTTTGGCATTAAAAGGGCTCGAAATCCTCGATACTCCAGAAGAAGAGATGTTTGATGAAATCACAAAACTTGCATCCCTAATTTGTAATGTTCCTATTTCGCTTGTTAGCCTAATCGATGAAACAAGACAGTGGTTCAAATCTCATCATGGATTGAACTCACGGGAAACACCTAGGTCCCTTGCCTTTTGTTCCCATGCTATTTTAGAGAATGATCTTTTTTTAATACCGAATGCAAAGGAAGACCTACGTTTTCAAAACAACCCTCTGGTTGACGAAGATCCAAATGTCATTTTTTATGCAGGGATTCCTTTAGCTTTAGATGACCAAATCAAACTTGGAACTCTTTGTGTCATTGATAACAAACCGAGAGAACTGAATCCAGAACAAATCCAAATGTTAAAGTTACTTGGGAAACAAACAGTTCGTTTGCTACAAATGCGGAAAGACAGGGACAGATTAGAAATTGAAAAACATTCAGCCGAAAGGGCCACTGCAGCAAAACGAGATTTTATCGCAGCCATCAGCCATGACATCCGAAACCCTTTAAACTCTCTCCTTGGTATGTCTGAAATGATTCGAGATACAGAAATCAATCCTACGGTTCTTGGTTATGTGGATCATATCAAAAATGCCGGAGAAGTAATTTTACATTTAGTCAATGATACCATTGAACTGTCAAGATTAGAGGAAAGTGCCAGTTCTTTAAACAATGAGTGGTTCCATTTGGGTCAATGTTTATCGGTTTTTGATTTATTTTTTATCCAAGAAACAAAACGAAAAAAAATTGAATTTAAATTAAATAACAATGTTTCAGAGCAAACTTTTCTTTTATCTGACAAACGAAAATTAGAAAAGATCATTTGGAATTTAACTGCAAATGCGGTTAAATTTACTGCAAAGGGAGGCGTCCAATGTTTTGTTGATTTAGAAAACAAAACAGAATCAAACGCCATTCTGCATATCCATATCAAAGACACAGGACCTGGAATTTCTCCTGAAGTAAAAAACAAACTCTTTCAAAAGTACAACGAATTTCTACCAGAAGGTTGCGAAATCTCTGGATCGGGTCTTGGATTATCGATCGTAAAACTCTCCTTAGAAGAGTTAGGTGGGAGTATAGAAGTAGAATCCGAACTAGGCAAAGGTTCCCGTTTCAAAGTGCAAATTCCTGTTGTTTGGAAAAAAGAAGAAAACCCAAATCTCAACACCGAAAAGAAAAGAAAACTGGAATCCACAGAACCAGAGTTTCATAAAACTCTAAGAGTTTTGATTGCCGATGACAATGAACTGAATCGAAAAGTCCTCAGAAGTTATCTCAAATCCCTTCCAACAGAAATCATCGAAACAAATAACGGAATTGATACACAAAGGGAACTCGACCATTCCCAATTTGACATTGCTTTTTTGGACATTGAGATGCCCGGAAAACATGGAACTGAAATTGCAAAATCCCTCTCCGGGAAATCCAATCGCCCTGTTCTTTTTGCTTGCACTGGACTTTGTATGCCGGAAGAAAAAAACCTGATTTTAGCTTCGGGATTTGACTATTTTATGCCTAAACCCTACCTGAAGGAAGAATTGTACCTCCATCTGGGAGAAATAGCAGGAAAGAGACCTTGA